Proteins found in one Misgurnus anguillicaudatus chromosome 3, ASM2758022v2, whole genome shotgun sequence genomic segment:
- the LOC129444258 gene encoding dehydrogenase/reductase SDR family member 6 isoform X2: MGRLDGKVIVLSAAAQGIGRACAIAFAKEGAQVTATDINGEKLKELDGIPGIKTRVVDVTKKDQVEALAKDFDHVDVLLNVAGFVHHGSILDCEESDWDFTMNVNLRSMYLTIRAFLPKMLARKSGNIINMASVASSIKGVVNRCVYSTSKAAVIGLTKSVAADFLEQGIRCNCVCPGTVDTPSLRERIQARPDPEQAFKDFMARQKTGRMCTAEEVAHLCVYLASDESAYVTGTEAIIDGGWRL, from the exons ATGGGTCGCTTGGATGGGAAAGTGATTGTGCTGTCCGCTGCTGCACAGGGCATCGGAAGAGCCTGTGCTATA GCTTTCGCAAAGGAAGGTGCACAAGTCACAGCTACGGATATCAATGGGGAGAAACTCAAGGAGCTGGACGGCATTCCAG GTATTAAAACCAGGGTGGTTGATGTTACCAAGAAAGACCAAGTAGAGGCCCTGGCCAAGGACTTTGACCATGTTGATGTGCTCCTCAATGTTGCTGG ATTTGTCCATCACGGATCTATACTAGACTGTGAGGAGTCGGATTGGGACTTCACCATGAATGTTAACCTCCGCAGCATGTATCTGACAATCAGGGCCTTCCTTCCAAAG ATGCTGGCTCGTAAATCTGGAAATATCATCAATATGGCGTCTGTGGCGTCTAGTATCAAAG GGGTTGTGAACAGATGTGTCTACAGCACATCCAAAGCCGCTGTCATCGGGTTGACCAAATCGGTGGCAGCTGATTTCCTCGAGCAAGGGATCCGATGCAACTGTGTCTGTCCTG GAACAGTAGATACACCATCATTACGTGAGAGAATCCAGGCCAGACCTGATCCGGAGCAG GCTTTTAAAGACTTTATGGCCAGACAGAAGACGGGTAGAATGTGCACCGCAGAAGAGGTGGCACATCTTTGTGTCTACTTGGCTTCAGATGAG TCTGCCTATGTAACCGGAACAGAAGCCATCATTGATGGAGGATGGAGGCTCTAA
- the LOC129444258 gene encoding dehydrogenase/reductase SDR family member 6 isoform X1 gives MERFLLKTMGRLDGKVIVLSAAAQGIGRACAIAFAKEGAQVTATDINGEKLKELDGIPGIKTRVVDVTKKDQVEALAKDFDHVDVLLNVAGFVHHGSILDCEESDWDFTMNVNLRSMYLTIRAFLPKMLARKSGNIINMASVASSIKGVVNRCVYSTSKAAVIGLTKSVAADFLEQGIRCNCVCPGTVDTPSLRERIQARPDPEQAFKDFMARQKTGRMCTAEEVAHLCVYLASDESAYVTGTEAIIDGGWRL, from the exons GTTTTTATTAAAGACAATGGGTCGCTTGGATGGGAAAGTGATTGTGCTGTCCGCTGCTGCACAGGGCATCGGAAGAGCCTGTGCTATA GCTTTCGCAAAGGAAGGTGCACAAGTCACAGCTACGGATATCAATGGGGAGAAACTCAAGGAGCTGGACGGCATTCCAG GTATTAAAACCAGGGTGGTTGATGTTACCAAGAAAGACCAAGTAGAGGCCCTGGCCAAGGACTTTGACCATGTTGATGTGCTCCTCAATGTTGCTGG ATTTGTCCATCACGGATCTATACTAGACTGTGAGGAGTCGGATTGGGACTTCACCATGAATGTTAACCTCCGCAGCATGTATCTGACAATCAGGGCCTTCCTTCCAAAG ATGCTGGCTCGTAAATCTGGAAATATCATCAATATGGCGTCTGTGGCGTCTAGTATCAAAG GGGTTGTGAACAGATGTGTCTACAGCACATCCAAAGCCGCTGTCATCGGGTTGACCAAATCGGTGGCAGCTGATTTCCTCGAGCAAGGGATCCGATGCAACTGTGTCTGTCCTG GAACAGTAGATACACCATCATTACGTGAGAGAATCCAGGCCAGACCTGATCCGGAGCAG GCTTTTAAAGACTTTATGGCCAGACAGAAGACGGGTAGAATGTGCACCGCAGAAGAGGTGGCACATCTTTGTGTCTACTTGGCTTCAGATGAG TCTGCCTATGTAACCGGAACAGAAGCCATCATTGATGGAGGATGGAGGCTCTAA